The Arachis ipaensis cultivar K30076 chromosome B05, Araip1.1, whole genome shotgun sequence nucleotide sequence CTCCATCTTTCGTTGTTTTTTTCTAGGAAAAAtggttaaagaaaaagaaaaagaaaagttgaaAGTTGTCGAGGAGGACAAGGAGAACCCTTACCATTGGGTTCACGATGACGTAAAGACTCGGGCTTCTTCCTATTGTAATCAGGAGTCGGTTCAAGTTTTGGTGCTTGCAAGATTTGTTAGACCTGGTTCTGATGTCGGTTTCGAGTTCCTCCCTTGCTCCGGTCAAGATAGGGTTTGTGAGAGGAGAGGAGACTGTGGTTACTTTTATATGTATATCCCTTATTTAACTGAGTTGCATGTAAAATTTCTGTTTTCATATTTTGAGTACAAGATTTTGATTCAGCTTAACTGTGCCCCTTCGCAGTTACACCCGAATTCATGGGTATTTTTGCGTGCATTTGAAGTTCTGATGAATTTTTTAAATGTTGCTCCTTCACTGAatgttttcttttctctcttccagTCTAAAGGGGTTCGGAAAGGGCTTTGGGTTTTTCTAAGTAGTTTTCCTGATCGCTCTCTATTTTTACTTTACAAGTCTTCCTTTAAAAATTTCAAGTCCATGTTTGTAAAAATTCGTGCTTTGGAGGCCGTGTATCCCTTTTTCCTTGATGAAGAAATGATAGAGAAGTTCCCTTTGTACTGGTGTTCGGAGCAGTTACAAATTCTTGAGACTGACGGTATGAGCGAGGAAGAGGACTGTTTGTTAGAATTTCTGATTGAAAATTTTGCCGCTGGAGAGTGTTTGCTTATCCCTGATTTATTGAAATATGATGCATAAAATGATTTTGAAGGGCAGAAATTGTATATAGGTACTGTTGTTTTTGCAAGTCTTTGTGTTGTGCTGCTATATTTTTACTGACTTTCTTATTGTTTACAGGTAGCAAGATGCCCAATCTGAATTCTGCCAAATTTCAGGCTTATCTGAAGAAGAAAGGTGAGAGGGGTGGTAGTGTATCTGGGGTTATGAAGGAGGCTGCTGAGGATGCTGCATTCTCTACTGCTCAGGCTCCTCCATctccaaagaaaaggaaaactgTTTTGGAGAATTCGCTAGAAGTGATTTCCGAGGGTGATCAGAATGTTGTTGTGAAATCTGTCTTTGATCGGCAGTGTCAGCTGCATGGTTTCCTGCCTAGTGCGAACCCTCACTCAATGTTTATggcctttttatttttattcatttataaGTGTGCTGAAGATATTTTGCTTTATGTAGATTGTTGCTTCTCGGCTGCTGTGCGTTGGCCGTACTACCGAGCTGTTAAGTTCGGAGCAGCAGGTCCTGATTGAAAGGGCTGCATCCTCAGAGCGTTTGttaaaagaaaaggagaaagctGTAAGTGATGTCACCGCTAAggtgaaagaaaaagaagatgaagtaGAGGACTTGAAGGAACAGATCAAATTattgaagaaagagaaggaagaCGAAGTGGGATGTCTTCAGGAGCAAATCAGGCTACTCCAGGCTGATTTTAAGGAGAACGATAAAGTTAAGGGTGAAATGACTGCTCGTCTAAACGAGCTTGAGGAGGAGAAGATGGACATGTTTGTGGCCGGATTTGATCGCGCTGTCAGCCAGGTTTCATTGTTCGCCCCTGACTTTAACATTGGGAAGTTGAATGTGGCAAAGATTATTGTTAGTGGTCGGCTTGCTGACGATGAAGGTGTCGAAGACCAGGTTGAGAGTGTTCCTCCTCCTTGATGGAAATTTTATGTTGTACTATTGTATTTTCTGTTTATGTTGGAATGTTTTGAACTTTGTTTCCGACTTTGTTTGTCGGTGGTTGTATGTTTTGTGAATACTTGTTTAGCTTGTATGTTGCTGTTTTTGTGAACATTGAATATTTCGCAAGTTTCATCGACATATCCGACTTTAAGAGGTCGGTTTTGTTAAGTTGATATGCTTTGAAGCTTTGTATAAGATGGAAAATTTTGTTGAACTGCTTAGTGTATGAGATggtcggcctcgttaaaacctgtcCGAGTAAACCCTCCTTAGGGAAAAACCTCGTGATCAGGAAAAAGACTACCTGGCCAACTCACAATTACATTGAAAAAGATTTAACTGTAATACACTTTCAGGGACGAAATGTTCCAAGTGTTGGGGAGGGGTGTTCCTTCTATCGTTTCCAGGCAGTACGCCCCCCTTTTGACAACTTTAGAAATTCGAAAGGGGCCTTCCCAATTCGCGGCTAACTTTCCCTTACCTGGTGGTTTCGTATCTCTTCCATTCGTCGCATGACTAGGTCTCCTTCTTGTAGTGTTCTCGGCCTTACTCTTTTGTTATATTGTTTCCTTATCATCGTTTGCATTGCTTGCTGCCATAGTTTAGCTAAGTTGCGTTCTTCATCGATTAGGTCGATCTCGGTTGCTCTATCTGTCGAGTTGTCTTGTTCGTTGAAGTATTTGGTTCTGCTGGATCCTTGGCTGATTTCGACTGGTATCATAGATTATGCGCCGTACACTAGTCGGAATGGGCTTACATTCGTTGTTGTGTGTGGTGTTGTGTTATAGCTCCGTACTACTTCTGGTATGAACTCAGCTCATCGCCCTTAGCATctgttaatttcttttttaatgcCTGCAAGataactttgttagcagcttctgcgAGCCCGTTGGTTTGTGGGTGCTCGACAGAGGAAAAATGATGTTTAATATGTATATCTGTAAGATATGATGCAATTTTCCTATTTGTGAACTGCCTGCCATTATCAGACATGATTTCCCTAGGTAAACTAAATCTGCATATTATTGACTTCCATATGAAATTCTGTACCTTTTCGGCTGTGATTTTTGCGAAGGGCTGCGCCTCTacccactttgtgaagtaatcgATGGCTACAAGTAAAAATTTTACCTGCCCCGTCGAGATAGGGAATGGGCCGAGTATATCCATCCCCCACTTATGAAATGGCCAGCTGATGTTTGATGTATGCAGGAGTTCGGTTGGGTTGTGGATGAGTGGTGCGCACCTTTGGCATGCATCACAACATTGTACCTTGTTGTTGCAATCTTTTTtcattgttggccagtaataGCCGGCTCGTAGGGTTCTTGTGACTAGGCTCCTACTTCCAGTATGATTTTCGCAGATTCCGCCGTGTAATTCGTTCAAGGAAGTTTCTGCTTCTGCTGGCCCGAGACACTTCAGAAGGGGTATGGAAATCCCTCGTTTATATAGTTCGGCCTCCAGTAGAGTATACTGAGCTGCTTTGTATCTGAACGACCTCGGTGTCTCACCTTCTGGTATCTCTCCGTTTCTCATGTAGTTGATAAATATATTTCTCCAGTCTTCTTCCTCCTGTGATATGCTAAGGACAGATTTTGTATCTAAACTAGCCTCTGTTAGTGTAATATGGTGGAGATTTTCCGTTTGTTCGGTCAATCTATGCGTGGCTAGTTTCGATAAAATATCGGCTCTATAATTTTGATCTCTAGGTATGTGTAgtatttcaaatttttgaaaagactTTATTAGGATTTTGACCGAGTTTAAATATCTTTCTAAGAGTGTATCTCGTACCTGAAATTGGCCACTTACCTGTTGCACCACGAGTAGTGAGTCACAGTGTACTGTTAGAAAAGAGATTCCTACTTCCTTAGCCAATCGTAATCCTGCCAGTAAAgcttcatattcagcttgattGTTTGTTGCTTGGAAGAGGAATTTAATCGATCGCTCGGCCTGGACCCCTTCATCATCCTTTAGGAGGATCCCTGCTCCGCACCTGTTTTCATTTGACGCTCCATCTACATACAATTCCCCCTTTTTGTTCTGTTCGTCTTTGTACGCGAATTAGGCCACAAAGTCGGCTAGTGCCTGAGCTTTAGGTGATCCTCTTGACTGATATGATATGTCGAATTCAGAGAGCTCAATCGCCCATTTTGTCATTCATCCTGCTAAGTCGGGTTTTGAGAGTATTTGTCGCATGGGGTGTCCCGTGCGTACTATGATCGGGTGCGTCTGGAAATAATGTCTCAGGCGCCGAGCCGTAACCACCAAACCAAATGCTAGCTTCTTTATTGTTGGATATCTTAGCTCGGCGTCCTGTAGGACTCTGCTTACGAAGTAAACTGGGTGTTGCTCGTTCTCTGTTTCTGTTACGAGCACAGAACTTATAGTGTTAGCTGAAATTGAGAGGAACAGTAGTAGTGGTTTACCTTGCTCTGGTTTCTGTAATATAGGCGGCGATGCTAGTATTTGCTTGAACTCGGAAAATGCTTTTTCGCAGTCAGTCGTCCATGTGAACTTCTCTGATCTTTTTATGGTTTTGAAGAAATGATAAGATCTTGTTGCTGCAGCTGGTAAGAATCTTGATAAGGCGGCTAGGCGCCCTGTCAATCGTTGCacttctttgattgttgttggcGATTGCATGTTTAATATGGCTTGGCACTTGTCTGGACTAGCTTTTATACCTCGGTTTGTTAACAGAAAACCGAGGAACTTTCCTTGTTTTACTCCAAACGCGCATTTTCGGGATTCAGCCTCATGTTATGTGTTCGTAGCTGTTGGAAAACTTCTTTTAGATCAGCCTCGTGTTGTTCTTCAGAGCTGGATTTGACGACCATGTCATCGACGTATATCTCAATGCTTTTTTTGATTTGGTATTTGAATACTTTGTCCATTAGTCTCTGATAAGTGGCACCTGCATTTTTTAGTCCGAAGGGCATTACTTTATAACAGAAGTTACCTTGATCGGTTATGAACGTTGTCTTATCCTCGTCGTTCGGGTGCACTTGGATCTGATTGTATTCCGAATATCCATCCATAAAGCTTAGCACTTTGTAACCTAAGGTATCATCTACAAGTCTGTCGATGTTCGGCAGTGGATATGAGTCCTTTGGGCAGGCCTTATTCAGATATGTGAAATCTTCACACATTCGCCAGCTTCCTGTGCTCTTTCTGACCATAACCACGTTGGCCAACCATGAGAAGAATCGGACTTCTCTGATGAAACATGCATCGAGAAGTTTTTGTGTTTCTATTGCTGCTGCACTTCTTCTTTCGGCtcccaaattttgtttttttttttatgtatagatCGGGCATTCGGGTTAACTGCCAGCTTGTGGCAGATAAAGTTTGTGGGCATGTCGGCCGGTGTCCAAACAAATAGGTCAGCATTATCTTTCAAGATGTTCTTCAAATGTTGCTTTCTTCCTGCAGAAAAAGCTGATCCAATGTTAGTATATTAATTATCTGTATGTAATTCTACCTTTTCCAGATCATCCGTCGGAGACGGCGGCCATGGTCATCTCTTGGATCCATGTCAGTTAGTCGCAGGATATGTTCCGAGTTATACACCGAGTTAATTCCCGGGATGGGTTCTTTTGCGGTCTTCAGCAAACTCGCATTGTAACATTTTCTGGCCTCTTTGTGATCGGCGTGAACAATCGATATTGTGTTGTCCTGCAAAGGAAATTTGACGCACAGGTGGATGGTGGAGACGATGGCTCCGAAAGAATATAGGGATGGGCGACCTAAGATGATGTTGTAAGGGTTGGCGCAGTCAACCACTAGAAATTGAATGTCCAGGGTCTTGGAGTTTGGAGGTTCTCCTAATGTTGTTCTCAACTAGATGTAACCTGATATGGGGACTCTTTCGCCCGAAAAACTTGCCAGCTCTCCTCCTGATGGTTGTAATGAATTGTCGCtcaattgcatctttttgaaTGTGGAGTAGAACAAGACATCAGCGCTACTTCCTGGGTCGAGCAGCACCTTTTTCACGGTCAATGGTCTCATGCTCACTGAAATCACGACTGGGTCGTCTAGGTTTGGAGTTCTTGATTTGAAATCAGAAGCACCGAAGTTGATGGCGGCCGAGGAGGTTGGTGCTGAGGAGTCTTGTTGAATTCCCTCCATCGTCATCATGGCTCTGTAACTTTGCTTCCTTGCTGTGTTCGTTATTCCTCCTCCTGCGAAATCCCCTGAGATGCAGTTTATGATTCCTTTGGTAGTTGGGGTTTCGACTGGGTCTCGCCACGATCCTTTGTCTCTGCGTTCTGACTTATACTTCGGTTACTTGTATCTGCGTCCTTCTGACTCCTGGAGCCGATAATAACCCATGTCTTGCCAGTCTCTCCAGCAAATCCTTAGCAGCTACACACTCGTCGGTGGTGTGACCGAATTTCTGGTGGAAGGCGCAATGCTTCCCTTTGTCTACATACTTCTGATCCTGGTACGTTCCGGCCTTGACTGGCAGTTTTGTCAGTCTGTTGTGCAGTATGTCCTTTATGATGTCCTCCCTCCTTGTGTTAAACCTAGTATATGAATCAAATATTGGGGTTAGTTTAAAAGATTTTCTATGGTCTTTGGCATTGGACCTGTTTGACTTGTCCTCGTCTTTTCGCGAAGGTGGCCTTTCGTTCCTTCGTGTTTCACGCAGTTCTTCTATTTCAATTTGTCCCGTGGCTTTGTCTCGGAATTCTTCTAGCGTCTTTGGTTTGGCCACAATTATGGCTTCTTGGAACTTCCCTGGTCGGAGCCCACTTTTGATGGCATGCAGTTGCACTTCTGGGTTTAAGTCGGGGATTTCCATGGCCGCCGTGGTGAAACGCGTCATGTATTCCTTGAGACTTTCATGCGGGCCTTGCTTGATTGTGCTGAGATAGTCCGAGTCTCTGACATATATTTTTTATGCTGCGAAATGATTGATGAACATCTTGGCGAATTCGTCAAAGCTAGTTATGGATCCTGCGGGCAAGTTAGAAAACCATAGCAAAGCAGCTCCATCCAGGAAAGTAGGAAAAGAGCGGCACAGAATGGGGTCGCAATCACTGTTGAGGAACATCATGGATTCGAACTTGGTGACGTGAACTTTTGGATCCCCGATGCCTTTGTACGGTGCCAGGGTTATCGAGAGTGTGAAATTCAGAGGCATTTTGTAGCTCATTATCTCTTCGAAAAATGGATTAGCTCGTCTCCTCCCATATTTGGGGGGAGTTTCTGCTGTTTTAGCATTGGATTCTGACTGATGCTCTTCGTTCTGCTCGGGATTTGTCTTTTTACTATGCTCCTTCTTATCTCCGTTGTTTTGTATTGCCGCCAATAGTTCGGTCATCCGTTGATTTTCTGCTAGTAGCGCGGCATTCGCGGCAATGAGAACGGTGTTAGCTCGGGGAGAATGATGAGTTTCGGAATGATCCGTCATCGTCCTTTTCCTGCGAAGAAAGAGAAATGTGTAGCAGATATGGGTAAGCTAAAAATAGATATATCCTCAGGGGGGAATTAACGcccggccccacggtgggcgccaaatgttctggCAAGGATACTGCGCTTGATCTATACGTCGGTCTGGGTGTCCAGTGAGTACTCCTGAGCCGACGTTAGCCTGGGCCGACGTTATCCTTGTGAACTCGAACCCGAGCGTGGtacctgcaaaaaggactccgacgctcaagtcaatagCAGAATAAAATATAACTGAGATCGAATATATGAGGTTGGGAATAAGCAGCTTAGGGCGGACTGAATAGCCTTATTGAGTGGAGGTATTTCCTTCGACGTGCCTTGTTCAATTCTCTTCTTCGGATTTATAGGCTCAGCGTGTAGTCTGATCGGTCAGTGTGATCCGAGATTTTGGTGAGTGGATTAACTGGATATGCTGGCATGCATATTGGTTCCGCGATTCGAGTATGTGGACGATTTTGAAAAGCGACCGTTGCGTCGAGGTATATCTTAGATGTGGTCGAGATTCTTAGGTGCAGTACGCCCCTATTATAGAAAATTACTAAAATActcttaatatatatattaattttgaaaattttaaattctaactcTTTTCTTTTCTACTGTCATAgtgttaaaatattaatttatatcaactcaatttaatttattgattttttgaCTAAACTAATTTTTTTgatctaatttaaaaaaaaaaacaattttaacACCTTTATCTAAGTGACTCCTTTTATTTCCTGTTTACTAATCTTCTTTTGTTTGCAGTATACTAGTATACTGttagaaaaattttcaaatatccTATAATAACGAAATTCAACTAATTTTAAAATCGAAATTCTAAAAACATTTGAAATTCTTCAAGTTAATTAAAGTTTCCTTCCTTTCTCTCTAATTTCTATCGTTTGACATCACACTGTACAGCCAACCGAATTCATTGGTGGTTTCATGATAATGTATTGAATCACGATGCATTCGCAAGTTTCCACGCACTCTTTTGTCCCTACCACCACACTTTCGTTTGCACTGCATCCCCTTTTGAGAAAAAACAACGGGCTTTGGCCTTGAAGAAATAAATAATCGATCCCCTTAAGCGAAAACCACTAGCTATCCTATAGTAGTAAAATTAAAACAGCGGAGCTCAAATGCATTTATATCTATGGCATAGAACTACTTTCTATAAAATATTTGAGCTTGCTCTGTCATTTCAACTCTTCTTGAGCAGAAAACAGAGAAAATGGCTTTCATTATTTCCAGAGGTGAATCTACTTTCTCAGAGACTGAGAAATCAAGTCTTGAAGAACACTTAGAGGGCAAGGACTCTGCAATAGTGGACAAAATCTCATCCGAGCTCCAGTTGAAGTCATCTTTGTCATCCAAGGCCTCATCTCAAAGCCTGAGCAAACAAGCTGTTCTTCAGCGCATCCGTCAGCGAAAGCTGCTTAACAAAATCAAAAGCACTGTTGAAGGTTTTACCAGCAGCTCCGAAGGCAATACGGCCACGGAGCAGAGGTGGCTCCAGCAAGAAGACTCTTTCTCTGCACCTTGACCTTAAGCTACCAACGAACAAGTGTATACTATACATCCCGATATTAGACATAAGACTAGTGAATTATTGATTAATTGTGGGCTGCTAACGTTAAGGTTGCATTTGCGGTCGAGTACCAAAATTGTAGCACTAGATTTTCATTAGCAGAACTGAAGTTGTATTTTGTTATTTTGCATTCAAATGTCTTTGGGCTGTGTTCTAAACGGGAAATTCTTTCATAGTTATTCCTTCATCTCAATGTATCTCAAGGTTTGGGAAGCCTTTTCCTTAGAGCAAAAAACACTCTGGATAAATAACTATAAATATATCTTGGATATCCTATTTTAGTACAATTCTCCCAGTACAAAAATCAATAATATCAAAGATGAAACGCTTGCACctattggcaatagaaaagaagcaaaaaaatgcTCACTTCTGTAATATCACACCAGACTTAGAAAGGAGCCGAAATGCTCTGTTGGAATTGTTCAATGAAGAGGACGATCTCTGGActgacatttttctttttttcaagaaCTCTAAGGCACCCTGTAAACATTGAGGAGGGCCTAGTTCGCTCAAAATAACAGGTTCCAAACTGCAAACCATTATCAGAATAGATAATATTAGAAATTAACAAGCAACATGATTAATACATTAATTGCTCTTAGAAATAAATAAAGGATGAAATCCCCCTCACCCTGAGTTCTTTGATTTCCTCTTCTTTGAAGTGGCAAGCTTTGTTTtagccttctccttctccttctcctcatcAGAGTCAGGCAAGAAAACTTGTCTGCAAATGAATTATGCACTCTTACATACATATCTAAACCATTATGCACATTAACATTGcacaagagagaaagagaggtgaCACATACTTCTCACGAGCTGCCAGCATTTTCACTATGTCATCTGGAAGAAACCCTGAAGCTGGATTTGAATTATGCTGAGGCTCAGAACCTGATACATCATCTTCTTCACCTTGAGCAGCATCCTTACTTTCTTTGGATTGTCGAGGTGTTAATTTCTCAGCCCATTTCCTCCTACGTTCTTTCCCTTCGCGAGCAACCCTATTGAGCAAAGTCATGTTAGACAACATTCACAACCGCTTAAGTTGACAAATTTTTTATGACTCCAATAATAAATCCTGGAAAGTAACTTGAACAAAGCTGAATAACACACAATCATATCTCATGAATTTGTAAGTTCTCATCATAAAAATAATGTTAGTCCGAATGCCTTCATAGTTTTATCACTTTATGCATACACTTAACATACCAGATATGTAGAATTTACAAAGAgatttatttttgaataaaatcgTCTGAAGCCTCGCATATTTCAACCGAACATAGTTTGTGGATTtaaccaaataaataaataaataatttctaGTTTCACTTGGGAGGGAAACAACTGAAACTGAAATTTAGGTAAGCATAGAAAATAACAAAGCAGTAAAGCGTTTCATACCTAGCTTtactttctttttgaattttgcGAATCTCCTCGTCTTGTTGTATACCCTG carries:
- the LOC107642814 gene encoding uncharacterized protein LOC107642814, which codes for MAFIISRGESTFSETEKSSLEEHLEGKDSAIVDKISSELQLKSSLSSKASSQSLSKQAVLQRIRQRKLLNKIKSTVEGFTSSSEGNTATEQRWLQQEDSFSAP
- the LOC107642813 gene encoding uncharacterized protein LOC107642813; this translates as MFDREDSDSDAPEEFTALQGIQQDEEIRKIQKESKARVAREGKERRRKWAEKLTPRQSKESKDAAQGEEDDVSGSEPQHNSNPASGFLPDDIVKMLAAREKQVFLPDSDEEKEKEKAKTKLATSKKRKSKNSGLEPVILSELGPPQCLQGALEFLKKRKMSVQRSSSSLNNSNRAFRLLSKSGVILQK